A part of Mycolicibacterium sp. TUM20985 genomic DNA contains:
- a CDS encoding HD domain-containing phosphohydrolase → MEHMLRSSLIAARIAERMGLDARERATVYYANLVGWIGCHADSHELAHLFGDDIAFRADTYSVDMTGLSFLRLMASHVGRESPWWERGVRSIAFLTSARHAVANLIHSHCSSAGVLSDRMGLDEDVTRALGFVFERWDGRGLPSRARGEDIPIGIHIVHVADVVEVHLRTGGLERVSEVLRSRRGTQFSPDVVAVVEEDLAAIVDGLLEVDVWTAALAQAPDRDVTLSDGDVDDLLAAMGDFVDLKCPFSLGHSRGVASLVVAAARHLGMSAADTTELKRAALVHGLGRMGVSNRIWEKKGPLGAAEWERLRMYSYLTGRVLSRVGGLESVAAIATKHRERIDGSGFPRGLAGADLNVKDRLLAAAEAYQGMLEPRPHRPAADPGGAAEELRRHAREGRLDAESVQAVLAVAGHRVSRRTPWPAGLTAREVDVLRLVARGRSNREIAAELFISQKTAGNHVEHVYTKLGVNNRTQASLAAIDLGLASLPAGAGGS, encoded by the coding sequence ATGGAGCACATGCTGCGGTCATCGCTGATCGCCGCCAGGATCGCCGAGCGAATGGGCCTCGACGCCCGGGAACGCGCCACGGTCTACTACGCCAACCTGGTGGGCTGGATCGGATGTCATGCCGACTCCCACGAACTCGCGCATCTGTTCGGTGACGACATCGCCTTCCGCGCCGACACGTATTCGGTTGACATGACCGGTCTCTCGTTCCTGCGCTTGATGGCTAGTCACGTCGGCCGCGAATCGCCGTGGTGGGAGCGCGGCGTCCGGTCGATCGCCTTCCTGACGTCCGCCCGCCACGCGGTGGCCAATCTGATTCATTCGCACTGCAGTTCCGCCGGGGTTCTCTCCGATCGGATGGGATTGGACGAGGACGTCACCCGTGCGCTGGGGTTCGTGTTCGAGCGCTGGGATGGCCGGGGGCTGCCCAGTCGTGCTCGCGGCGAGGACATCCCGATCGGCATCCACATCGTCCACGTTGCCGACGTGGTGGAGGTGCACCTGCGCACCGGTGGGCTGGAGCGGGTATCCGAAGTACTGCGTTCGCGGCGAGGCACTCAGTTCAGTCCAGACGTCGTGGCCGTCGTCGAGGAAGACCTCGCCGCCATCGTCGACGGATTGCTGGAGGTCGACGTGTGGACCGCCGCGTTGGCCCAGGCACCCGATCGTGACGTGACCCTCAGTGACGGCGATGTCGACGACCTGCTTGCGGCAATGGGCGACTTCGTCGACTTGAAATGTCCTTTCTCGCTGGGTCATTCGCGCGGGGTCGCCTCCCTGGTCGTCGCGGCCGCCCGACACCTCGGCATGTCGGCAGCCGACACCACCGAGCTCAAGAGGGCCGCGCTCGTGCACGGCCTCGGCAGGATGGGCGTCTCGAATCGCATCTGGGAGAAGAAGGGGCCGCTCGGCGCGGCCGAATGGGAGCGGTTACGGATGTATTCGTACCTGACCGGCCGAGTGCTCAGCCGGGTCGGCGGATTGGAGTCGGTCGCAGCCATCGCCACCAAGCATCGAGAGCGGATCGACGGGTCGGGCTTTCCGCGCGGGCTCGCCGGCGCCGACCTCAACGTCAAGGACCGCTTGCTGGCGGCGGCCGAGGCCTATCAGGGAATGCTCGAGCCGCGCCCGCACCGACCGGCGGCCGACCCGGGCGGAGCGGCCGAGGAACTACGCAGGCACGCGCGGGAAGGGCGCCTCGACGCCGAGTCCGTACAGGCCGTGCTGGCCGTCGCCGGGCACCGGGTGTCGCGACGGACGCCGTGGCCGGCAGGTCTCACCGCCCGCGAAGTCGACGTCCTGCGGCTCGTCGCACGGGGCCGGTCCAACCGGGAGATCGCCGCCGAACTGTTCATCTCCCAGAAGACGGCGGGAAATCACGTCGAACACGTCTATACCAAGCTGGGCGTGAACAACCGCACGCAGGCCAGCCTGGCCGCCATAGACCTCGGGTTGGCTAGCCTGCCCGCGGGCGCGGGTGGGTCGTGA
- a CDS encoding gamma-glutamyl-gamma-aminobutyrate hydrolase family protein yields MVSNASRPVVGLTTYLQQAQTGVWDVRASFLPAVYVEGVTSAGGTAVLLPPQPVDDAVVARVLDGLDGLVITGGRDVDPATYGQEPHPSTDEPARDRDAWELALVRGALARELPLLGICRGAQVLNVALGGTLHQHLPDVVGHYQHQLGNAVFSTSSIQTVPGTRLAALIGTGTEAQCYHHQAIAELGTGLMASAWDPDGVVEAVEMAPGAGGTSRDAFVLAVQWHPEERLDDLRLFAGVVEAAAAYSTRITEPTRGRETA; encoded by the coding sequence GTGGTTTCGAACGCCTCTAGGCCCGTCGTGGGGTTGACGACGTATCTGCAGCAGGCGCAGACCGGGGTGTGGGACGTGCGGGCGAGCTTCCTGCCCGCCGTGTATGTCGAGGGTGTGACCTCGGCAGGCGGCACTGCCGTGCTGCTTCCGCCGCAGCCGGTGGACGACGCCGTCGTCGCGCGCGTGCTCGACGGTCTCGACGGCCTGGTGATCACCGGCGGTCGCGACGTCGATCCCGCCACCTACGGTCAGGAGCCGCACCCGAGCACCGACGAGCCGGCCCGCGATCGTGATGCGTGGGAATTGGCCCTGGTGCGTGGGGCTTTGGCGCGCGAGTTGCCGCTGCTGGGAATCTGCCGCGGCGCCCAGGTGCTCAACGTCGCGCTGGGGGGCACCCTGCATCAGCATCTGCCCGACGTCGTCGGCCACTACCAGCATCAGCTGGGCAACGCCGTCTTCAGCACCTCGTCCATTCAGACGGTGCCCGGCACCCGGCTCGCCGCGCTGATCGGCACGGGCACCGAGGCCCAGTGCTATCACCACCAGGCCATCGCCGAGCTCGGCACCGGGCTGATGGCCAGCGCATGGGACCCGGACGGGGTGGTGGAGGCCGTCGAGATGGCTCCCGGGGCGGGCGGAACATCACGCGATGCCTTCGTTCTCGCCGTCCAGTGGCATCCGGAGGAGCGGCTCGACGACCTGCGGCTCTTCGCCGGTGTGGTCGAGGCTGCCGCGGCGTACTCCACCAGAATCACCGAACCGACGAGAGGAAGGGAAACAGCGTGA
- a CDS encoding FadR/GntR family transcriptional regulator — protein sequence MTTSAPDPPPASEALLRPVRLGNAFEDTVGRLLETIRLGVLEPGESLPPERELAARLGVSRDTVREAIRSLSDAGYLVSRRGRYGGTFLAEDLPAPSADGIRFSRNDIDDALRLREILEVGAARMSAGRTLTAAERETLWTRLADVRAASLEDYRRLDSRLHLAIAEAAGSPSLVPLVAENRMRLNELLDQIPLLARNIAHSNEQHEAIVMAILAGDAEGAAAEMTAHIWGSAALLHGFLD from the coding sequence ATGACCACCTCCGCACCGGATCCGCCGCCCGCCAGCGAGGCGCTGCTGCGTCCGGTTCGGCTGGGCAATGCGTTCGAGGACACCGTCGGCAGGCTGCTGGAGACCATTCGGCTCGGCGTGCTGGAACCCGGCGAATCGCTGCCCCCGGAACGCGAACTGGCTGCTCGACTCGGTGTCAGCCGCGACACCGTCCGCGAGGCCATCAGGTCGTTGTCCGACGCGGGGTACCTGGTATCGCGGCGGGGCCGGTACGGCGGCACCTTCCTCGCCGAGGATCTGCCCGCCCCGAGCGCCGACGGAATCAGGTTCAGCCGCAACGACATCGACGATGCGCTGCGGCTGCGCGAGATCCTGGAGGTGGGCGCGGCGCGCATGTCGGCGGGTCGCACGCTGACCGCCGCCGAGCGCGAGACGTTGTGGACCAGGCTGGCGGACGTCCGGGCCGCCTCGCTGGAGGACTACCGCCGGCTTGACTCCCGGCTGCACCTGGCGATCGCCGAGGCCGCAGGCAGCCCCTCGCTGGTGCCGTTGGTCGCGGAGAACCGCATGCGGCTCAACGAACTGCTCGACCAGATCCCCTTGCTCGCCCGCAACATCGCCCACTCCAACGAACAGCACGAGGCGATCGTGATGGCGATCCTGGCAGGGGACGCCGAGGGTGCCGCCGCGGAGATGACCGCGCACATCTGGGGTTCGGCCGCGCTGCTGCACGGCTTCCTGGACTGA
- a CDS encoding adenylate/guanylate cyclase domain-containing protein, with protein sequence MPNRRTPPRPTGAQTSADEWAQFYDYFGHARVRRGVRLVSRLPSAPRCEACGNPFAGIGGWLMRRVGKSPSRKNPRWCEVCFETAPKGGATLTVGVLFADVRNSTALAETLAPHEMAARLNRFYSELTQVIVQHGIIDKLIGDSVMGLYFAPLTSDGRYVDAMVNDALTILRTQNRRSRRGSRLEVGIGLDVGPAYVGIVGDGEIRDFTAIGDVVNTAARLQSHAAGGEVVMPDDVARTAGIDDGETISLSLKGKAEPVIARRISVSP encoded by the coding sequence ATGCCAAACAGGCGCACGCCCCCGCGTCCGACGGGCGCGCAGACCAGTGCGGACGAGTGGGCGCAGTTCTACGACTACTTCGGTCACGCCAGGGTCCGGCGTGGGGTGCGGCTCGTTTCCCGGTTGCCGTCCGCCCCGCGCTGTGAGGCTTGTGGCAACCCCTTCGCCGGCATCGGCGGCTGGCTGATGCGACGGGTCGGCAAGAGCCCGTCGCGGAAGAATCCCCGCTGGTGCGAGGTGTGTTTCGAAACGGCGCCAAAGGGTGGCGCCACGCTGACCGTCGGCGTCTTGTTCGCCGACGTCCGCAATTCGACCGCGCTCGCCGAGACGCTCGCACCCCATGAGATGGCTGCCCGCCTCAATCGCTTCTACTCCGAGCTCACGCAGGTGATAGTGCAGCACGGGATCATCGACAAGTTGATCGGCGACTCCGTGATGGGTCTCTACTTCGCGCCGTTGACCTCCGACGGCAGGTACGTCGATGCCATGGTCAATGACGCCCTCACCATTCTTCGCACCCAGAACCGCCGGTCCCGCAGAGGTTCCCGGTTGGAGGTCGGCATCGGTCTCGATGTGGGCCCGGCATACGTCGGCATCGTCGGCGATGGCGAGATCCGTGACTTCACCGCAATCGGTGACGTCGTGAACACTGCGGCCCGGCTTCAGAGCCACGCGGCCGGCGGCGAGGTCGTCATGCCCGACGACGTTGCCCGCACGGCCGGCATAGACGACGGCGAGACCATCTCGCTGAGCCTCAAGGGCAAGGCCGAACCCGTGATTGCACGCCGAATCAGCGTCTCGCCCTAA
- a CDS encoding aldehyde dehydrogenase family protein encodes MSTSTLINPATEEVLRTVEQLDVPAVDDAVARAKSAQKQWARSAPAERAAALRSFAAVVDAHVDELAALEVANSGHVIGNAEWEAGHVRDVLQFYSASPERLSGKQIPVAGGLDVTFNEPLGVVAVIAPWNFPMTIASWGFVPALAAGNAVLVKPAEITPLTTMRLAELGREAGLPDGLFQVLPGKGSVVGERFISHPDVRKIVFTGSTEVGVKVMAGAAQQVKRVTLELGGKSANIVFDDCDLEKAAATAPYGVFDNAGQDCCARSRILVQRNVYDRFMELLEPAVKGMVVGDPSARDSEMGPLVSKPHFDTVSSYVPDDAPVAFRGSAPTGPGYWFPPTVLTPQRTDRSVTEEIFGPVVTVLPFEDEADAIELANDSPYGLSGSIWTDNLSRAMRVSRAVESGNLSVNSHSSVRYSTPFGGFKQSGLGRELGPDAPLHFTETKNVFFAITEEN; translated from the coding sequence GTGAGCACGTCGACACTGATCAATCCGGCGACGGAGGAGGTGCTGCGCACCGTCGAGCAGCTCGACGTCCCCGCCGTGGACGATGCGGTCGCGCGCGCCAAGTCGGCCCAAAAGCAGTGGGCCAGGTCGGCGCCCGCCGAACGCGCCGCTGCGCTGCGGTCCTTCGCCGCAGTGGTCGACGCGCACGTCGACGAGCTCGCGGCGCTGGAGGTCGCCAACTCCGGGCACGTGATCGGCAACGCCGAGTGGGAGGCTGGACACGTCCGCGACGTTCTGCAGTTCTATTCGGCGAGCCCGGAGCGACTGTCGGGCAAGCAGATTCCCGTCGCCGGTGGGCTCGACGTCACGTTCAACGAGCCGCTCGGCGTGGTCGCCGTGATCGCGCCGTGGAACTTCCCGATGACCATCGCGTCATGGGGCTTCGTCCCCGCGCTCGCGGCGGGTAACGCCGTGCTGGTCAAACCCGCCGAGATCACGCCGCTCACCACGATGCGGCTGGCCGAACTCGGCCGTGAGGCAGGTCTGCCCGACGGACTGTTCCAGGTGCTGCCCGGCAAGGGGTCGGTGGTGGGGGAGCGGTTCATCAGTCACCCCGACGTCCGCAAGATCGTCTTCACGGGTTCGACCGAGGTGGGCGTGAAGGTGATGGCGGGCGCCGCTCAGCAGGTCAAGCGGGTGACACTCGAACTCGGTGGCAAGAGCGCGAACATCGTCTTCGACGATTGCGATCTGGAGAAAGCCGCCGCCACCGCGCCGTACGGCGTCTTCGACAACGCCGGGCAGGACTGTTGTGCCCGCAGTCGGATCCTGGTCCAGCGCAACGTGTACGACCGGTTCATGGAGCTCCTCGAACCCGCGGTGAAGGGCATGGTCGTCGGCGATCCTTCGGCACGGGACAGCGAAATGGGGCCCTTGGTGTCCAAGCCGCACTTCGACACCGTGTCGTCGTACGTGCCGGACGACGCGCCCGTCGCCTTCCGGGGCTCCGCGCCGACAGGTCCCGGATACTGGTTCCCGCCAACGGTTCTCACCCCGCAGCGCACCGATCGATCGGTCACCGAGGAGATCTTCGGGCCGGTGGTCACCGTGCTGCCCTTCGAAGACGAGGCCGACGCGATCGAGCTCGCCAACGACAGCCCATACGGCCTGTCGGGGTCGATCTGGACTGACAACCTGTCACGGGCCATGCGGGTGTCGCGGGCCGTGGAATCTGGCAACCTGTCGGTCAACTCGCACTCGTCGGTCCGCTACAGCACGCCGTTCGGCGGTTTCAAGCAATCGGGGCTGGGGCGTGAGCTCGGTCCCGACGCGCCGCTGCACTTCACTGAAACCAAGAACGTCTTCTTTGCGATTACGGAGGAAAACTAG
- a CDS encoding 3-oxoacyl-ACP reductase, with the protein MDLTQRLAGKVAVITGGASGIGLATAKRMRAEGATIVIGDIDPTTGKSVADDLNGTFVKVDVSDQAAVDALFDTAAEVHGSVDIAFNNAGISPPEDDLIEVTGIDAWDRVQDINLKSVFFCCKAALRHMVPAQKGSIVNTASFVAVNGSATSQISYTASKGGVLAISRELGIQYARQGIRVNALCPGPVNTPLLQELFAKDPERAARRLVHVPMGRFAEPDELAAAVAFLASDDASFITGSTFLVDGGITGHYVTPL; encoded by the coding sequence ATGGATCTGACCCAACGGCTGGCGGGCAAGGTCGCGGTCATCACCGGCGGTGCCAGCGGGATCGGGCTCGCGACGGCCAAGCGGATGAGGGCCGAGGGCGCGACGATCGTGATCGGCGACATCGACCCGACCACCGGCAAGTCCGTCGCCGATGACCTCAACGGCACCTTCGTCAAGGTCGACGTCTCCGACCAGGCCGCCGTCGACGCACTGTTCGACACCGCGGCCGAGGTCCACGGCTCGGTCGACATCGCCTTCAACAACGCCGGCATCAGCCCGCCGGAGGACGACCTGATCGAGGTCACCGGCATCGACGCGTGGGACCGGGTGCAGGACATCAATCTGAAGTCGGTGTTCTTCTGTTGCAAGGCCGCGCTGCGCCACATGGTCCCCGCCCAGAAGGGATCGATCGTCAACACGGCGTCGTTCGTCGCCGTGAACGGATCGGCGACGTCGCAGATCTCCTACACCGCCTCCAAGGGTGGCGTGCTGGCGATATCCCGGGAGCTCGGCATTCAGTATGCGCGGCAGGGCATTCGGGTCAACGCGCTGTGCCCCGGCCCGGTGAACACGCCGCTGCTCCAAGAGCTGTTCGCCAAGGATCCCGAGCGCGCCGCGCGCCGGTTGGTTCACGTGCCGATGGGCCGGTTCGCCGAGCCCGACGAACTCGCCGCCGCGGTCGCGTTCCTGGCCAGTGACGACGCGTCCTTCATCACCGGGTCCACGTTCCTGGTCGACGGGGGCATCACCGGCCATTACGTGACACCGCTGTAG
- the mtr gene encoding mycothione reductase, giving the protein MEHFDLAIIGTGSGNSLPDPRVDARYGDMRIALCEQGTFGGTCLNVGCIPTKMFVYAAEVAQSIRESSRFGIDSTLDKVRWPDIVDRVFGRIDPIAAGGEQYKRSLSNVHVYGSHTRFGPRQPDGRYLLRTADGEGFTADKVVIAAGSRVHVPTAIDECGVRYYTSDDIMRIAALPEHLVIVGGGFVAAEFAHVFSALGVRVTIVVRGDGLLTHCDDSICYPFTELAADKWDLRTHVNVIGSHQDGERSVLELDDGKTLSADMLLVATGRVPNGDQLDAELAGVEVDANGMVKVDEYQRTTARNVFALGDVSSPYQLKHVANHEARVVQHNVMVDWDHTSSMHVTDHRFVPSAVFTDPQIAMVGLTEAEALEAGHDVLTKVQKYGSAAYGWAMEDTTGIAKVIADRGTGKILGAHIMGHQASSIIQPLIQAMTFGQTAMDVARGQYWIHPALPEVIEQALLGLYE; this is encoded by the coding sequence GTGGAACACTTCGATCTGGCGATCATCGGAACGGGCTCGGGTAACAGCCTTCCGGACCCCCGCGTCGACGCCAGGTATGGCGACATGCGAATTGCGCTCTGCGAGCAGGGCACCTTCGGCGGCACCTGCCTCAACGTCGGTTGCATCCCGACGAAGATGTTCGTCTACGCGGCCGAGGTAGCTCAATCCATTAGGGAGAGCTCGCGTTTCGGCATCGACTCGACCCTGGACAAGGTGCGCTGGCCCGACATCGTGGACCGGGTGTTCGGACGCATCGACCCCATCGCGGCCGGCGGTGAGCAGTACAAGCGCAGCCTGTCGAACGTCCACGTCTATGGCAGCCATACGCGTTTCGGTCCTCGGCAACCCGACGGCCGGTACCTGCTGCGCACGGCCGACGGCGAGGGCTTCACCGCGGACAAGGTCGTCATCGCCGCGGGATCGCGCGTCCACGTCCCCACGGCCATCGACGAGTGCGGAGTTCGGTACTACACCAGCGACGACATCATGCGGATCGCCGCTCTGCCAGAACATCTGGTGATCGTCGGCGGCGGCTTCGTGGCCGCCGAGTTCGCGCACGTGTTCTCCGCGCTAGGGGTGCGCGTGACGATCGTGGTCCGTGGCGATGGCCTGCTGACCCACTGCGACGACTCCATCTGCTACCCGTTCACCGAGCTCGCGGCGGACAAGTGGGATCTACGTACCCACGTGAACGTCATCGGCTCGCACCAGGACGGCGAACGCAGCGTGCTGGAACTCGACGACGGCAAGACCCTCAGCGCCGACATGCTCCTGGTGGCCACGGGCCGCGTGCCCAACGGCGATCAGTTGGACGCCGAACTGGCGGGCGTGGAGGTCGACGCCAATGGGATGGTCAAGGTCGACGAGTACCAAAGAACCACGGCGCGTAACGTCTTCGCCCTCGGCGACGTGTCGAGCCCCTATCAACTCAAGCACGTCGCCAACCACGAGGCCCGCGTCGTGCAGCACAACGTCATGGTCGACTGGGACCACACCTCGTCCATGCACGTCACCGATCACCGGTTCGTGCCGTCGGCGGTGTTCACCGATCCGCAGATCGCGATGGTGGGGCTCACCGAGGCCGAGGCTCTGGAGGCCGGCCACGACGTGCTGACCAAGGTGCAGAAGTATGGCAGCGCCGCATACGGCTGGGCCATGGAGGACACCACCGGCATTGCGAAGGTGATCGCCGATCGAGGGACCGGGAAGATCCTTGGCGCTCACATCATGGGACATCAAGCGTCCTCGATCATTCAGCCGCTGATTCAGGCGATGACCTTCGGACAGACGGCGATGGACGTCGCGCGCGGTCAGTACTGGATCCACCCCGCGTTGCCCGAGGTAATCGAGCAGGCGTTACTCGGACTCTACGAGTAA
- a CDS encoding ABC transporter ATP-binding protein/permease — MTKPIHRALRTPTVERSDHAITGGGRLDAVDVGRREGGRQILHEMSLTVRPGELVAIAGGSGAGKSTLLEILAGLQSPSAGTVLHDGVPSGTRPSGDTRIGYVPQDDIIHLEMPLRRTLRYAARLRLPAGTSETAADRIVETTMSDLDLTASAEVPIRALSGGQRKRASIAVELLTHPRTFFLDEPTSGLDPSTAADVMRLLHTLSRRGVTIVLTTHEPAGIDRCDRVVFLARDGHLAFVGSPAEARRHFGVDDLAEVYGRLAGEDTPAIWARRFADVREPSTTRPAVAPVAPPRSTTKRINVLRQWWLLTRRNVDVLLRNRLTLAVLLGSPVLITAMMATLFKRGAFESHDAADVSQAQITFWIAFAGFFFGLTYGLLQIVGELAVFRRERLAGLSTSAYVASKVAALFPVLAGVSSVLLGVLLALGRLPDLGWHVYALLFTTMLIEATSALALGLLASAAVSNTAQAALALPMLCFPQVLFGGAIVPVGDMAAPGRWMSLGLSNRHAFQALGRALDLDRYTNTAGAMSAYADTFDGGNGASLSALSALAVGLLAATVWVLDRRTRTGAVRR, encoded by the coding sequence ATGACGAAACCAATTCACCGAGCACTGCGAACACCGACCGTCGAACGGTCCGATCATGCGATCACGGGCGGCGGGCGACTCGACGCCGTCGACGTCGGCCGACGCGAAGGCGGGCGCCAGATCCTCCACGAGATGTCGTTGACGGTGCGTCCTGGCGAATTGGTCGCCATCGCCGGCGGGAGCGGCGCGGGCAAGAGCACCCTGCTGGAGATCCTCGCGGGGCTGCAATCCCCGAGCGCGGGAACGGTTCTGCACGACGGGGTGCCCTCCGGCACGCGGCCCAGCGGCGACACCCGCATCGGCTACGTCCCGCAGGACGACATCATCCACCTCGAGATGCCCCTGCGCCGCACCCTGCGCTACGCGGCACGCTTACGACTGCCCGCGGGCACCTCGGAAACCGCTGCGGACCGCATCGTCGAAACCACCATGTCGGACCTCGACCTGACCGCATCCGCGGAGGTGCCGATCCGGGCGCTGTCCGGTGGACAGCGGAAGCGGGCCAGTATCGCCGTGGAACTGCTGACGCACCCGAGGACGTTCTTCCTCGACGAGCCCACGTCCGGACTCGACCCGTCGACGGCGGCCGACGTGATGCGACTACTCCATACGCTCAGCCGCCGTGGCGTCACCATCGTCCTCACGACGCACGAGCCGGCCGGGATCGACCGGTGTGATCGGGTGGTCTTCTTGGCGCGCGACGGTCACCTGGCGTTCGTCGGTAGCCCGGCCGAGGCGCGTCGTCACTTCGGCGTGGACGATCTCGCCGAGGTGTATGGCCGGCTGGCCGGAGAGGACACACCCGCGATCTGGGCGCGGCGTTTCGCCGATGTCCGCGAGCCTTCCACGACCCGGCCCGCCGTGGCACCCGTCGCACCACCGAGGTCAACGACGAAGCGCATCAACGTGCTTCGGCAATGGTGGTTGCTCACCCGACGCAACGTCGACGTTCTGCTGCGCAACCGGCTCACCCTAGCGGTGCTGCTGGGCTCGCCCGTCCTCATCACCGCGATGATGGCGACGCTGTTCAAGCGCGGTGCGTTCGAGTCCCACGACGCTGCGGACGTCAGCCAGGCCCAGATCACCTTCTGGATCGCCTTCGCGGGTTTCTTCTTCGGTCTCACCTACGGCCTCCTCCAGATCGTCGGTGAGCTGGCCGTCTTCCGAAGGGAGCGGCTCGCCGGACTGAGCACCAGCGCCTACGTCGCCTCCAAGGTCGCCGCGCTGTTCCCGGTCCTCGCCGGCGTCAGCTCCGTCCTGCTCGGCGTGCTCCTGGCGCTCGGCCGCCTACCCGACCTCGGGTGGCACGTGTACGCGCTGCTGTTCACGACCATGCTGATCGAGGCCACGTCAGCGCTTGCGCTGGGCCTGCTGGCCTCGGCGGCGGTTTCCAACACCGCGCAAGCCGCTCTCGCCCTGCCGATGTTGTGCTTCCCCCAGGTTCTGTTCGGCGGCGCCATCGTCCCCGTGGGAGACATGGCCGCCCCCGGTCGTTGGATGAGCCTCGGCCTGTCCAACCGCCACGCGTTCCAGGCGCTCGGCCGGGCCCTCGACCTCGACCGCTACACGAACACCGCGGGGGCGATGTCGGCGTACGCCGACACCTTCGACGGCGGCAACGGCGCCAGCCTATCGGCCTTGTCGGCCTTGGCGGTGGGCCTCTTGGCGGCCACCGTCTGGGTGCTCGACCGGCGGACCCGCACGGGCGCAGTCCGACGATGA
- a CDS encoding ArsR/SmtB family transcription factor: MADGRGRVEDETVARHASSALADVDITGWTLRFDLLSDPNRLEILLCLHRVPGIFVSDLATVVGRSENSVSQALRVLRQQGWVSSTRVGRSVAYRLEDETVHDLLHWIGAAHA, from the coding sequence ATGGCAGACGGTCGCGGGCGGGTGGAGGACGAGACGGTGGCGCGGCACGCGTCCTCCGCGCTCGCCGACGTCGACATCACCGGCTGGACGTTGCGCTTCGACCTGCTCTCGGATCCGAACCGACTCGAGATCCTGCTCTGCCTGCACCGTGTGCCGGGAATCTTCGTCAGCGACCTGGCCACCGTCGTCGGCCGATCGGAGAACTCTGTCTCACAAGCACTTCGGGTGCTCCGCCAACAGGGCTGGGTGAGCAGCACCCGGGTCGGCCGGTCGGTGGCCTACCGACTCGAGGACGAGACCGTGCACGACCTACTCCATTGGATAGGCGCGGCGCACGCCTAA
- the nicT gene encoding Nickel transporter NicT translates to MGAVVVFLHLFGWGVLVLGVAPKHITLGATGVFGVGLGVTAYLLGVRHAFDADHIAVIDNTTRKLVGEGKRSLSAGFWFSLGHSSVVFGLAFLLALGVKALVGPVQDENSAMLQTLGLIGSLVAGTFLILIGLTNLFAVVGIAKVFREMRTGEYDEAELERQLNNRGFLARLLGRVMRRVSKPWHLYPVGLLMGLGFDTATQVALLVLAAGTAAFTLPWYAILVLPVLFAAGMSLFDAADGIFMARAYGWAFLKPIRKVYYNLTITVLSVFVALVIGVIVLIGLLVDRLGIESGPLAFIGSADLEFVGFTIVGLFVVVWLVALAVWRFGRIEERWDASAG, encoded by the coding sequence ATGGGAGCGGTCGTCGTCTTCCTGCACCTCTTCGGGTGGGGAGTGTTGGTCCTCGGGGTCGCCCCGAAGCACATCACGCTCGGTGCCACGGGCGTCTTCGGCGTCGGCCTCGGCGTCACGGCCTACCTGCTCGGGGTGCGGCACGCGTTCGACGCCGACCACATCGCGGTCATCGACAACACCACCCGCAAGCTGGTGGGTGAGGGAAAGCGCTCGCTCTCCGCGGGGTTCTGGTTCTCTCTGGGGCATTCGAGCGTCGTGTTCGGACTCGCGTTCCTGCTGGCACTTGGCGTGAAGGCACTGGTCGGTCCGGTGCAGGACGAGAACTCGGCGATGCTGCAGACGCTCGGACTGATCGGCTCGCTGGTGGCGGGAACGTTCCTCATCCTGATCGGGCTGACGAACCTGTTCGCCGTGGTCGGTATCGCAAAGGTGTTCCGCGAGATGCGGACCGGCGAGTACGACGAGGCCGAGTTGGAACGCCAGTTGAACAACCGGGGTTTCCTGGCCCGGCTACTCGGACGGGTGATGCGACGCGTCAGCAAGCCGTGGCACCTGTATCCGGTGGGCCTGCTGATGGGGCTCGGCTTCGATACCGCGACGCAGGTGGCCCTGCTGGTGCTCGCTGCGGGAACCGCCGCCTTCACCCTGCCCTGGTACGCCATTCTGGTGCTGCCCGTGTTGTTCGCGGCGGGCATGAGTCTGTTCGACGCCGCGGACGGGATCTTCATGGCCCGCGCCTACGGCTGGGCCTTCCTCAAGCCCATTCGCAAGGTGTACTACAACCTGACGATCACCGTGTTGTCGGTATTCGTCGCGTTGGTGATCGGCGTGATCGTGCTGATCGGGCTGTTGGTCGACCGCCTCGGCATCGAGTCGGGGCCGCTGGCGTTCATCGGCTCGGCCGACCTCGAGTTCGTGGGCTTCACCATCGTGGGGCTGTTCGTGGTGGTGTGGTTGGTCGCGCTCGCGGTGTGGCGCTTCGGCCGCATCGAAGAACGCTGGGACGCCTCGGCCGGCTGA